A single genomic interval of Oceanithermus profundus DSM 14977 harbors:
- a CDS encoding efflux RND transporter permease subunit: MAIRHPWRVIGLFLVLSAAFGAGLRGLELDNSPESLVPPDLPAKLLLDQARETFGGGEMELAALEGEVWTPAALEQLRAATDAVAAVEGVQRVTSLANAKRMEEDDGFLLVEDLLPETLDEADVAGIRAYVEGHPLYAGRLVSADGRYAAVIVEVDPAADMKRLNHEIGAALAATWDGPVHLAGTPALSGYILDTMARDIPRQLLLAIGIIGLVFFVNFRSQRGVLLPLLTVLVALVWALGLGGWLGFKLGMISSILPVVVLAVGSSFTLHVLNRFYHELAAGASRRESVLLATRETGLGVLVSALAAGAGLAALFTSSIPQIKSFGLLAAFGVLAAFLASSLLVPSILVLLKNPRRIMDPERPDAISRAMRGLGGWLLGARKGVLVAALLFLGAMLVFIPRIQAETSFLSYFPKSAAPRQATELVDRVFGGSDNVILIVDGDLKDPALLGAIYRFEQKVQAYPEVGSAASIADVIRELHKALTGAYGLPDSREGVAQEILLYQMSGDPEDLAQFMDEAATTAQVTVQVRSLPSGAMQDLVDRIQADAEAIIGPHASAVNTTGSTVLMLETMRLILHDQYVSLGLALVLVAFFNAWLLRSWIVGLVSIVPLVLTVSGQFGLMGLFGIPLDTATALIGAIAIGVGDYSVHIIVRYLEELRKGRSSAEAARESVYVSGRAVFFTALAIGGGFMALLFSGFAPIQTFAKLMGFTVSATALFALTALPAALLVFVRKDRKHEVVQDA, encoded by the coding sequence ATGGCCATCCGGCACCCTTGGCGGGTGATCGGGCTCTTCCTCGTTCTGAGCGCGGCCTTCGGGGCCGGGCTGCGGGGGCTGGAGCTGGACAACTCGCCGGAGTCGCTGGTGCCGCCCGACCTGCCCGCCAAGCTGCTGCTCGACCAGGCGCGCGAGACCTTCGGCGGCGGCGAGATGGAGCTCGCCGCGCTCGAGGGCGAGGTCTGGACCCCGGCGGCGCTCGAGCAGCTGCGCGCCGCCACCGACGCCGTCGCCGCCGTCGAGGGCGTCCAGCGCGTCACCAGCCTGGCGAACGCCAAGCGCATGGAGGAGGACGACGGCTTCCTGCTCGTCGAGGACCTGCTCCCCGAGACGCTCGACGAGGCCGACGTCGCCGGCATCCGCGCCTACGTGGAAGGGCACCCGCTCTACGCCGGCCGCCTGGTCAGCGCGGACGGCCGCTACGCGGCGGTGATCGTCGAGGTGGACCCCGCCGCCGACATGAAGCGGCTCAACCACGAGATCGGCGCGGCCCTGGCGGCCACCTGGGACGGGCCCGTGCACCTGGCGGGGACCCCCGCGCTCTCGGGGTACATCCTCGACACGATGGCGCGCGACATCCCGCGGCAGCTGCTGCTCGCGATCGGGATCATCGGCCTCGTCTTCTTCGTCAACTTCCGCAGCCAGCGCGGGGTGCTGCTGCCGCTGCTCACCGTGCTGGTGGCGCTGGTCTGGGCGCTGGGGCTCGGGGGCTGGCTCGGCTTCAAGCTGGGGATGATCAGCTCCATCCTGCCGGTCGTGGTGCTGGCCGTGGGCAGCTCGTTCACCCTGCACGTGCTCAACCGCTTCTACCACGAGCTGGCCGCGGGCGCGTCCCGCCGCGAGTCCGTGCTGCTGGCGACCCGGGAGACGGGGCTGGGCGTGCTCGTCTCCGCGCTGGCCGCGGGGGCGGGGCTGGCGGCGCTCTTCACCTCGAGCATCCCCCAGATCAAGTCGTTCGGGCTGCTCGCCGCCTTCGGGGTGCTCGCCGCCTTCCTGGCCTCCTCGCTGCTCGTGCCCTCGATCCTGGTCCTGCTGAAGAACCCCCGCCGGATCATGGATCCCGAACGCCCCGACGCGATCAGCCGCGCCATGCGCGGCCTGGGGGGCTGGCTCCTGGGCGCCCGCAAGGGCGTGCTCGTGGCCGCGCTGCTCTTCCTGGGGGCGATGCTCGTCTTCATCCCCCGCATCCAGGCGGAGACCAGCTTCCTCTCCTACTTCCCGAAGAGCGCCGCGCCGCGCCAGGCCACTGAGCTGGTGGACCGCGTCTTCGGCGGGTCGGACAACGTCATCCTGATCGTCGACGGCGACCTCAAGGATCCGGCGCTCCTGGGGGCCATCTACCGCTTTGAACAGAAGGTCCAGGCCTACCCCGAGGTGGGCTCGGCGGCCTCGATCGCCGACGTGATCCGCGAGCTGCACAAGGCCCTGACGGGGGCGTACGGCCTGCCCGACAGCCGCGAGGGCGTGGCCCAGGAGATCCTGCTCTACCAGATGTCGGGCGACCCCGAGGACCTGGCCCAGTTCATGGACGAGGCGGCGACCACGGCCCAGGTCACGGTGCAGGTGCGCTCGCTGCCCTCGGGGGCGATGCAGGACCTGGTGGACCGCATTCAGGCCGACGCCGAGGCGATCATCGGCCCCCACGCGTCCGCGGTGAACACCACCGGGAGCACGGTGCTGATGCTCGAGACGATGCGCCTGATCCTGCACGACCAGTACGTCTCGTTGGGGCTGGCGCTCGTGTTGGTGGCCTTCTTCAACGCCTGGCTGCTGCGCTCGTGGATCGTGGGCCTGGTGAGCATCGTGCCCCTCGTGCTCACGGTGTCGGGCCAGTTCGGCCTGATGGGGCTGTTCGGGATCCCGCTCGACACCGCGACCGCCCTGATCGGCGCCATCGCCATCGGCGTGGGCGACTACTCGGTGCACATCATCGTCCGCTACCTGGAGGAGCTGCGCAAGGGCCGCTCCTCGGCCGAGGCCGCGCGCGAAAGCGTCTACGTCTCCGGCCGCGCGGTCTTCTTCACCGCCCTGGCCATCGGCGGCGGCTTCATGGCCCTGCTCTTCTCGGGCTTCGCGCCCATCCAAACCTTCGCCAAGCTCATGGGCTTCACCGTCAGCGCGACCGCACTCTTTGCGCTCACGGCGCTGCCCGCAGCGTTGTTGGTCTTCGTCCGCAAGGACAGAAAGCACGAGGTGGTTCAGGATGCGTAA
- a CDS encoding outer membrane lipoprotein-sorting protein produces MRKVLTAALLLSASLALAISGEEVMRKVDAHPSPASMEGTMVMQLIGKQGKVLTREIRVWSKRTEDGEMMLIKFVAPADVKGTAFLTIKKGGKEEMKLYLPALKRVRRIAGSQKKGSFMGSDFSYDDISNLSGLDIEDYTHELLRTENEDGVEVYVVESTPKPGVDSSYSKQIAWVPADTFVPRRIEFYKKGKLYKVLTNREVKPFADGKYLIPTLLEMENVTSGHKTVLEQKDLQIDVPIDDAVFTERFMKKR; encoded by the coding sequence ATGCGTAAGGTACTCACGGCGGCACTGCTTCTTTCGGCTTCCCTGGCGCTCGCGATCAGCGGCGAGGAGGTGATGCGGAAGGTCGACGCCCACCCCAGCCCGGCCTCGATGGAGGGCACGATGGTCATGCAGCTGATCGGCAAGCAGGGCAAGGTGCTCACCCGCGAGATCCGGGTCTGGAGCAAGCGCACCGAGGACGGGGAGATGATGCTGATCAAGTTCGTGGCCCCGGCCGACGTGAAGGGCACGGCCTTCTTGACGATCAAGAAGGGCGGCAAGGAGGAGATGAAGCTCTACCTGCCCGCCCTCAAGCGGGTGCGCCGCATCGCCGGCAGCCAGAAGAAGGGCTCGTTCATGGGTTCGGACTTCAGCTACGACGACATCTCCAACCTGAGCGGCCTGGACATCGAGGACTACACCCACGAACTGCTGCGCACCGAGAACGAGGATGGCGTGGAGGTCTACGTGGTCGAGTCGACCCCCAAGCCGGGCGTGGACAGCAGCTACTCCAAGCAGATCGCCTGGGTGCCCGCGGACACCTTCGTGCCCCGCCGCATCGAGTTCTACAAGAAGGGCAAGCTCTACAAGGTGCTGACCAACCGCGAGGTCAAGCCGTTCGCGGACGGCAAGTACCTGATTCCCACGCTGCTGGAGATGGAGAACGTGACCAGCGGACACAAGACCGTGCTCGAGCAGAAGGACCTCCAGATCGACGTTCCCATCGACGACGCCGTCTTTACCGAGCGCTTCATGAAGAAGCGCTAG
- a CDS encoding molybdopterin-containing oxidoreductase family protein, protein MPHRVTCPLDCPDRCRLLVTVEEGRVVRVAGDPDHPTTRGFACVKTNRWGERQHHPDRPLYPMRRAGPKGTGRFERASWDEALDEIAERLKRVLDAHGGQAVARYHYAGTTGLNEGRRPVAFFRAIGACELDETICASAGGEAWEMAYGPHKTGTDPENVGGAGFIVLWGTNPLSTNTHLVPFLKEARRNGAEIWHVDPYENRTARFADRHLKIRPGTDAALAYAVARVLFEEGLVDWGYLNDHAEGVEAFRAAAAAWTPERAAEVTGLEPADVLELARRFGRARPGFVRVGYGMTRQPGGADALRAVILLPALTGAWKHPAGGALLSTSGGFRLASERLEGEYWLRRASGQAGYFRPDPGVRTVNQSEFASALTRWDPPIRMLFVFNANPAVSTPDSARVRAGLAREDLFTVVLENALSETARYADWLLPATTFLEHPDLYTSYGTYWLHWNDAVMEPAGEARPNTWVFAELARRLGLEAPELYWSAEEAARIALDGADHPYLANVSFEKLRAAGSLKLNLPRPFAPHAEGANTPGGRVRFGPPPAVVVPETTDAFPYLLMTPPAHHFLGTIYAPLERLRAAEGGEPEVWLHPDDAAREGLSSGVYVWLESEAGRVKRRLRVTDRTQPGVLVMEGTWPADAAPDGEPANALTPERLTDRGRQAVFHGVQVRLRPAG, encoded by the coding sequence ATGCCGCACCGCGTCACCTGCCCGCTCGACTGCCCCGACCGCTGCCGCCTGCTCGTGACCGTGGAGGAGGGGCGGGTCGTCCGGGTCGCCGGCGATCCCGACCACCCCACCACCCGCGGCTTCGCCTGCGTCAAGACGAACCGCTGGGGCGAGCGTCAGCACCACCCGGACCGGCCGCTCTACCCCATGCGCCGGGCGGGGCCCAAGGGCACGGGCCGCTTCGAGCGCGCCAGCTGGGACGAAGCGCTGGACGAGATCGCCGAAAGGCTAAAGCGGGTTCTCGACGCGCACGGCGGCCAGGCGGTGGCCCGCTACCACTACGCCGGCACGACCGGGCTGAACGAGGGGCGGCGGCCGGTGGCCTTCTTTCGCGCCATCGGCGCCTGCGAGCTCGACGAGACGATCTGCGCCAGCGCCGGCGGCGAGGCCTGGGAGATGGCCTACGGCCCGCACAAGACCGGCACCGACCCCGAGAACGTGGGCGGGGCCGGGTTCATCGTGCTCTGGGGGACGAACCCGCTTTCGACCAACACCCACCTGGTGCCTTTCCTCAAGGAGGCGCGCAGGAACGGGGCCGAGATCTGGCACGTCGACCCCTACGAAAACCGCACCGCCCGCTTCGCCGACCGCCACCTGAAGATCCGCCCCGGGACCGACGCCGCGCTCGCCTACGCGGTGGCGCGGGTGCTCTTCGAGGAAGGGCTGGTGGACTGGGGCTACCTGAACGACCACGCCGAGGGGGTGGAGGCCTTCCGCGCCGCGGCCGCGGCCTGGACGCCCGAGCGGGCGGCGGAGGTGACCGGCCTCGAGCCCGCTGACGTTCTCGAGCTGGCGCGCCGCTTCGGCCGCGCCCGGCCCGGCTTCGTCCGCGTCGGCTACGGGATGACCCGGCAGCCGGGAGGCGCGGACGCGCTGCGGGCGGTGATCCTGCTGCCGGCGCTCACCGGCGCCTGGAAGCACCCGGCGGGCGGGGCGCTGCTCAGCACCAGCGGCGGTTTCCGGCTCGCCAGCGAGCGGCTCGAGGGCGAGTACTGGCTCCGGCGCGCGAGCGGACAGGCGGGCTACTTCCGCCCCGACCCCGGCGTGCGCACGGTCAACCAAAGCGAGTTCGCCAGCGCCCTCACCCGCTGGGACCCGCCGATTCGGATGCTCTTCGTCTTCAACGCCAACCCCGCGGTCAGCACCCCCGACTCGGCGCGGGTGCGGGCGGGCCTGGCGCGCGAGGACCTGTTCACGGTGGTGCTCGAAAACGCCCTCAGCGAGACGGCCCGCTACGCCGACTGGCTGCTGCCGGCGACCACCTTTCTGGAGCACCCCGACCTCTACACCAGCTACGGCACCTACTGGCTGCATTGGAACGATGCGGTCATGGAGCCCGCGGGCGAGGCGCGGCCCAACACCTGGGTCTTCGCCGAGCTGGCGCGGCGGCTGGGGCTCGAGGCCCCCGAGCTCTACTGGAGCGCCGAGGAGGCGGCGCGGATCGCACTGGACGGCGCCGACCACCCCTACCTGGCGAACGTCAGCTTCGAGAAGCTGCGCGCCGCGGGCTCGCTCAAGCTGAACCTGCCCCGCCCCTTCGCGCCCCACGCCGAGGGCGCGAACACCCCCGGCGGCCGGGTGCGCTTCGGCCCGCCGCCCGCGGTGGTCGTTCCCGAGACCACGGACGCCTTCCCCTACCTGCTCATGACCCCGCCGGCGCACCACTTTTTGGGCACCATTTACGCCCCGCTCGAGCGCCTGCGCGCGGCCGAGGGGGGCGAGCCGGAGGTCTGGCTCCACCCCGACGACGCCGCGCGCGAGGGGCTCTCGAGCGGGGTCTACGTCTGGCTCGAAAGCGAGGCCGGCCGGGTGAAGCGGCGGCTGCGCGTCACCGACCGCACCCAGCCGGGGGTGCTGGTGATGGAGGGCACCTGGCCCGCGGACGCGGCCCCGGACGGCGAGCCCGCCAACGCCCTGACCCCCGAGCGCCTTACCGACCGGGGGCGGCAGGCCGTCTTTCACGGCGTCCAAGTTCGCCTGCGCCCGGCCGGGTAG
- a CDS encoding CAP domain-containing protein, with product MRKLLGAFLLLAALTACSAPPPLAPELRELLDRINAVRATGTTCKQGGDHFMPPVDPLREDELLNRAAQWHAEDMDAAGVLSHTTPVGAVHFAVGATPGERILDVGYLASAIAENIAVGYPSPQAVLQGWLDSTAGHCEALMSPTYRDAGLGRSGAYWALDMAAPQ from the coding sequence ATGCGCAAGCTCCTGGGTGCCTTCCTGCTGTTGGCCGCGCTGACCGCTTGCAGCGCGCCGCCGCCCCTGGCCCCGGAGCTGCGGGAGCTGCTCGATCGGATCAACGCCGTGCGCGCCACGGGCACCACCTGCAAGCAAGGCGGCGATCACTTCATGCCCCCGGTGGACCCGCTGCGCGAGGACGAGCTGCTGAACCGCGCCGCCCAGTGGCACGCCGAGGACATGGACGCTGCGGGGGTGCTCAGCCACACCACCCCGGTGGGCGCCGTCCACTTCGCCGTGGGCGCGACCCCCGGCGAGCGCATCCTCGACGTCGGCTACCTGGCTTCGGCGATCGCCGAGAACATCGCCGTGGGCTACCCGTCGCCGCAGGCGGTGCTCCAGGGCTGGCTCGACAGCACCGCGGGCCATTGCGAGGCGCTGATGAGCCCCACCTACCGCGACGCGGGGCTGGGCCGTAGCGGAGCCTACTGGGCCCTCGACATGGCCGCGCCCCAGTAG
- a CDS encoding SDR family NAD(P)-dependent oxidoreductase produces METKVALVTGSNRGIGFEVVRRLARRGYRVALAARRLAAAEEAAGRLVAEGLEVWPLELDVTSDASVAAAFQALEERLGRLDALVNNAGVLLDEDRRLPGLELPIEAVRATYEVNTFGPLRVTQAFAPLLVRQGGNVVNVSSVMGQLASAGPGYLAYRSSKAALNMVTRVLAAELAPRGVRVNAVHPGWIRTRMGGPEAPGRPEEGAEPIVWLATLGPDSPTGGFFGPDLKPLDW; encoded by the coding sequence ATGGAAACCAAGGTCGCGCTGGTCACGGGTTCGAACCGCGGCATCGGCTTCGAGGTGGTGCGCCGGCTCGCACGGCGCGGCTACCGGGTGGCGCTGGCGGCGCGCCGCCTCGCGGCCGCCGAGGAGGCCGCGGGCCGGCTGGTTGCCGAGGGGTTGGAGGTCTGGCCGCTCGAGCTGGACGTCACCTCCGACGCCAGCGTAGCGGCGGCCTTCCAGGCTCTGGAGGAGCGCCTGGGCCGCCTCGACGCCCTGGTCAACAACGCCGGCGTGCTCCTGGACGAAGACCGCCGCCTGCCGGGGCTCGAGCTTCCCATCGAGGCCGTGCGGGCGACCTACGAGGTCAACACTTTCGGCCCCCTGCGCGTCACCCAGGCCTTCGCCCCGTTGCTCGTGCGCCAGGGCGGCAACGTCGTCAACGTCTCCTCGGTCATGGGCCAGCTCGCCTCGGCGGGTCCCGGTTACCTGGCCTACCGCAGCTCCAAGGCGGCGCTGAACATGGTCACCCGGGTCCTTGCCGCCGAGCTCGCGCCCCGCGGCGTGCGCGTCAACGCCGTGCACCCCGGCTGGATCCGCACCCGCATGGGCGGACCCGAAGCGCCCGGCCGCCCCGAGGAAGGGGCCGAACCCATCGTCTGGCTGGCCACCCTGGGCCCGGACAGCCCCACCGGCGGCTTCTTCGGCCCGGACCTGAAGCCGCTCGATTGGTAG
- the prfB gene encoding peptide chain release factor 2 (programmed frameshift): protein MDARELKQKLDALRGYLDIAGKKARLEELEKELGQEGLWDDPAAAQKLTQEAARLKKVVEEYEQLSGDLESLIELWDEASPEERESLEPELEEAAKKLEDLYHQTLLGFEHAEKNAILTIKPGAGGTEAMDWAEMLLRMYTRWAERHGFKVELVDVTPGPEAGIDSAELIVRGENAYGLLSAERGVHRLVRPSPFDSTGRRHTSFASVEVSPEVDDTVEIEIKPEDLRIDVFRAQGHGGQGVNTTDSAVRIVHLPTGIIVTSQATRSQHKNKELAMKVLKSRLFEREWQKRQEEMAKLRGEQKAIEWGSQIRSYVLDKQYVKDHRTGLMRHDPDKVLDGDLDDLIWAGLEWRAGLRQAEPHEVDDQIPNR, encoded by the exons ATGGACGCACGTGAACTGAAGCAGAAACTCGACGCCCTCCGGGGGTATCTT GACATCGCCGGCAAGAAGGCGCGGCTCGAGGAACTCGAAAAAGAACTAGGCCAGGAAGGCCTCTGGGACGACCCGGCGGCGGCGCAAAAGTTAACCCAGGAAGCGGCGCGGCTGAAGAAGGTGGTCGAGGAGTACGAGCAGCTCTCGGGCGACTTGGAGAGCCTGATCGAGCTGTGGGACGAGGCCTCGCCCGAGGAGCGGGAAAGCCTCGAGCCCGAGCTGGAAGAGGCCGCGAAGAAGCTCGAGGACCTCTACCATCAAACCCTGCTCGGCTTCGAGCACGCCGAGAAGAACGCCATCCTGACGATCAAGCCCGGCGCCGGCGGCACCGAGGCCATGGACTGGGCCGAGATGCTGCTGCGGATGTACACCCGCTGGGCCGAGCGCCACGGGTTCAAGGTGGAGCTGGTGGACGTGACCCCGGGCCCCGAGGCCGGCATCGACTCCGCCGAGCTGATCGTGCGCGGCGAGAACGCCTACGGCTTGCTCTCGGCCGAGCGCGGCGTGCACCGGCTGGTGCGCCCCAGCCCCTTCGACTCCACCGGCCGCCGCCACACCAGCTTCGCCTCGGTGGAGGTGAGCCCCGAGGTGGACGACACCGTGGAGATCGAGATCAAGCCCGAGGACCTGCGCATCGACGTCTTTCGCGCCCAGGGCCACGGCGGCCAGGGGGTGAACACCACCGACAGCGCGGTGCGCATCGTCCACCTGCCCACCGGCATCATCGTCACCAGCCAGGCCACCCGCAGCCAGCACAAGAACAAGGAGCTGGCCATGAAGGTGCTGAAGAGCCGCCTCTTCGAGCGCGAGTGGCAGAAGCGCCAGGAGGAGATGGCCAAGCTGCGCGGCGAGCAGAAGGCGATTGAGTGGGGCAGCCAGATCCGCAGCTACGTCCTCGACAAGCAGTACGTCAAGGACCACCGCACCGGCCTGATGCGCCACGACCCCGACAAGGTGCTCGACGGCGACCTGGACGACCTGATCTGGGCCGGGCTCGAGTGGCGCGCGGGGCTGCGGCAGGCGGAGCCGCACGAGGTCGACGACCAAATCCCAAACCGCTAA
- a CDS encoding MFS transporter encodes MMRNRVLLWFVYGLGGLSGALVNFTLAWASSRYGAAALGGTLLAGMLPSLLLNLVGGSLADRVEPRRALLAGAFANALVLLTMAAALAFWAGPAVFVAGNLALSILGSLFGSAGYVLVSALFPPEELARINAQLSLADDAAHFAGPLMGAALFSVLGPAGALLFAAALAVVYGGLLLGLPSRPRSGAEEALDLRFVWAGFAYLIRTPKIVFIVLFFAATNLFAAAFQVAAPLYAASLGGAGAYALLLSAMNLGMTVSNLALATVVLRSSEKLIFAAGFVQGLALVGLGRSRSLPPAAAFGALNDAMANVGGTIFIAYLQAKLPEALLGRAFAAVNTLAMLLTPLGFAVAPWLIDRLEADTTISALGAATVAVVVLVWLARGTRAGGTTGH; translated from the coding sequence ATGATGCGCAACCGCGTTTTGCTGTGGTTCGTCTACGGATTGGGCGGCCTTTCGGGCGCCCTGGTGAACTTCACGCTCGCCTGGGCCTCCAGCCGCTACGGGGCCGCGGCCCTGGGGGGAACGCTGCTGGCCGGGATGCTGCCCTCCTTGCTGCTCAACCTGGTCGGCGGCAGCCTGGCCGACCGGGTAGAGCCCCGGCGCGCCTTGCTCGCCGGCGCATTCGCGAACGCCCTGGTCTTGCTGACGATGGCCGCGGCCCTGGCTTTTTGGGCGGGCCCGGCCGTATTCGTGGCCGGCAACTTGGCGCTCTCGATCCTGGGAAGCCTGTTCGGTTCCGCCGGCTACGTTCTCGTTTCCGCGCTGTTTCCCCCCGAGGAACTGGCCAGGATCAACGCCCAGCTGAGCCTGGCCGACGACGCCGCCCACTTTGCCGGGCCGCTAATGGGGGCAGCGCTCTTCTCTGTTCTTGGCCCTGCCGGCGCGCTGCTTTTCGCCGCCGCGCTGGCGGTGGTGTATGGCGGCCTTTTGCTGGGTCTGCCTTCACGTCCGCGAAGCGGCGCCGAAGAAGCGCTCGACCTGCGCTTCGTATGGGCGGGTTTTGCCTACCTGATCCGAACGCCAAAGATTGTGTTCATTGTGCTTTTCTTTGCGGCCACCAACCTGTTCGCCGCCGCCTTTCAGGTGGCCGCGCCCCTGTACGCCGCCAGTTTGGGCGGGGCCGGAGCCTACGCTTTGTTGCTTTCGGCCATGAACCTGGGCATGACGGTTTCCAACCTGGCCCTGGCGACGGTCGTTCTGCGCTCGAGCGAAAAGCTGATCTTCGCCGCCGGCTTCGTCCAGGGCCTGGCGTTGGTGGGGCTGGGCCGCAGCCGCTCGCTGCCGCCGGCGGCGGCCTTCGGCGCCCTCAACGACGCCATGGCCAACGTCGGCGGCACGATCTTCATCGCCTACTTGCAGGCCAAACTGCCCGAAGCGTTGCTGGGCCGCGCCTTCGCCGCGGTCAATACTTTGGCCATGTTGCTCACGCCCCTTGGCTTTGCCGTCGCGCCGTGGCTGATTGACCGACTGGAGGCGGATACGACCATCTCCGCTCTGGGCGCGGCCACGGTGGCCGTGGTGGTTCTGGTTTGGTTGGCGCGGGGTACACGAGCGGGCGGGACCACTGGCCATTGA
- a CDS encoding ATP-binding cassette domain-containing protein — protein sequence MTVEVWQLVKRRAWRHPVSLAIEKGEQVAIVGRNGSGKSTLLQTMIGVLRPDAGRVRLMGRDPYRYPSVRRQVAVAFQDLSLDGGYPVRRTLGLHAALFRIPKKRMAELVRRFEVPLEATPFHMSGGQQKRAELVKALAQDAEVYFLDEPTAGLDREGIELLGEELERLRRQEATVVLVTHDTELLPAADRVIDFDELKERSARMAGEVQKLVLELSTWKPELDPKIKAIKPVIGYEVEPNPEVLERLGIPPELFKGVVFVDDADETGMESAAAGGAQISMDALFERCRLKLETRDNQAALPELLKLLVEHDVRVLGVSEGA from the coding sequence GTGACGGTCGAGGTTTGGCAGCTGGTCAAACGCCGCGCTTGGCGGCACCCGGTTTCGCTCGCCATCGAAAAGGGCGAGCAGGTGGCCATCGTGGGCCGAAACGGCAGCGGCAAGAGCACCCTGCTGCAAACCATGATCGGCGTGCTGCGGCCCGACGCGGGGCGGGTGCGGCTAATGGGGCGCGACCCCTACCGCTACCCATCGGTGCGTCGCCAGGTGGCCGTGGCTTTCCAGGATCTTTCACTCGACGGCGGCTATCCGGTGCGGCGCACCCTGGGCCTGCACGCGGCGCTCTTCCGGATCCCCAAAAAGCGCATGGCGGAGCTGGTGCGGCGGTTCGAGGTGCCGCTCGAGGCCACGCCCTTTCACATGTCGGGCGGCCAGCAGAAGCGGGCCGAGCTGGTGAAGGCGCTGGCGCAGGACGCCGAGGTCTATTTTCTGGACGAGCCCACCGCCGGCCTGGACCGCGAGGGGATCGAATTGCTCGGGGAGGAGCTCGAGCGCTTGCGCCGGCAGGAGGCCACGGTGGTGCTCGTAACCCACGACACGGAGCTGCTGCCCGCAGCCGACCGGGTGATCGACTTCGACGAACTCAAGGAAAGGAGTGCGCGCATGGCGGGAGAAGTGCAGAAGCTTGTGCTCGAGCTGAGCACCTGGAAGCCGGAGCTGGACCCGAAGATCAAGGCCATCAAACCGGTCATCGGCTACGAGGTCGAGCCCAACCCCGAGGTTCTAGAGCGGCTCGGCATCCCGCCGGAGCTTTTCAAAGGGGTCGTCTTCGTAGATGACGCCGACGAGACTGGGATGGAGAGTGCAGCGGCGGGAGGGGCGCAGATCTCGATGGACGCCCTCTTCGAGCGCTGCCGACTGAAGCTGGAAACCCGCGACAACCAGGCGGCGCTGCCCGAGCTGCTCAAGCTGCTCGTGGAGCACGATGTGCGGGTGCTCGGGGTTTCGGAGGGGGCGTAG
- a CDS encoding NADPH-dependent FMN reductase, producing the protein MNVLGISGSLRAASTARAALALALEGAAAAGTKTELLDLRELDLPLYDEDETRYTPAQRAATARLQEAAEAADAFLFASPEYHGGLSGVLKNAIDHLAGRHFRGKAAGIVAVAGGRVAPVSTALMLRTVLRQLGAYTIPQQVLLPEAEKLFDADGNLADEELARRLEDLGAQVVRLARALAHSS; encoded by the coding sequence GTGAACGTACTGGGTATTTCCGGAAGCCTGCGCGCGGCCAGCACCGCGCGCGCCGCGCTGGCGCTGGCGCTCGAAGGTGCCGCCGCGGCCGGCACCAAAACCGAGCTGCTCGACCTGCGCGAACTCGACCTGCCCCTCTACGACGAGGACGAAACGCGCTACACCCCCGCCCAGCGCGCGGCCACAGCCCGCCTGCAGGAGGCCGCGGAGGCGGCCGACGCCTTTTTGTTCGCTTCGCCCGAATACCACGGCGGCCTGAGCGGGGTACTCAAGAACGCGATCGATCACCTCGCCGGCCGCCACTTCCGCGGCAAGGCGGCCGGGATCGTCGCGGTGGCCGGCGGGCGCGTGGCTCCGGTGAGCACAGCGTTGATGCTGCGCACGGTGCTGCGCCAGCTCGGAGCCTACACCATCCCCCAGCAGGTGCTGCTCCCCGAGGCGGAGAAGCTGTTCGACGCCGACGGAAACCTCGCGGACGAAGAGCTGGCCCGGAGGCTCGAGGACCTCGGGGCCCAGGTGGTGCGGCTGGCGCGGGCGCTGGCTCACTCGAGCTGA